One stretch of Brettanomyces nanus chromosome 4, complete sequence DNA includes these proteins:
- a CDS encoding uncharacterized protein (EggNog:ENOG41), with product MSLLTGKVAVVTGAASGIGLATAKLLATQGATVFVTDIQEAKLKQAALDIGKNAIPVRVDSSNVSDIRNLYAGIKKSHGRVDIIFANAGVAITAPLGEITEDAYDKITSINLKGVIFTVQEALPLLSNNSSVILTSSIANKKGLPTLSLYGATKAAIRSLARTWTAELKSRGIRVNVVSPGYIETPMLHTGVGIEDIKLLGDQIPIGRVGRPEEIASVVSFLASDASSYITGADIQVNGGVAEI from the coding sequence ATGTCGTTATTAACTGGAAAGGTTGCTGTCGTTACTGGCGCAGCTAGTGGTATTGGATTGGCCACTGCGAAACTTCTCGCAACTCAAGGTGCAACTGTTTTCGTCACTGATATACAGGAAGCCAAATTAAAGCAAGCCGCATTAGACATTGGTAAGAATGCCATTCCAGTCAGAGTGGACTCTTCAAATGTTTCTGACATCAGAAACTTGTATGCCGGTATCAAGAAGTCTCATGGTAGAGTAGACATTATCTTTGCCAATGCTGGAGTAGCTATCACTGCACCACTTGGTGAGATTACCGAGGATGCTTACGACAAAATAACATccatcaacttgaaaggtGTGATTTTCACAGTTCAGGAGGCTCTTCCCTTGCTTTCGAATAATAGCTCTGTTATTCTGACATCGTCCATTGCAAATAAGAAGGGATTGCCAACCCTCAGTTTGTATGGAGCGACTAAGGCTGCTATTCGTTCACTTGCCAGGACTTGGACTGCAGAGCTCAAGTCACGTGGAATCCGTGTTAACGTGGTTAGCCCCGGTTACATTGAGACTCCTATGCTGCATACTGGTGTCGGTATCGAAGATATCAAGCTTTTGGGTGACCAGATTCCTATTGGTCGTGTTGGTCGCCCAGAAGAAATTGCCAGTGTTGTCTCCTTCTTAGCCTCTGATGCTTCGAGCTACATTACCGGCGCCGATATTCAGGTCAATGGAGGAGTGGCTGAGATTTAA
- a CDS encoding uncharacterized protein (EggNog:ENOG41) yields MTLNRNAKQTQILTRNPKVNVDPILAGREVDKRYSVCIVSRPTDSIRMYIKSIQDKLHMIPGVWLTPPDQLHTTVMEIVHSKPPAEIESIVHALKTVFPKICDMACEVSLVHNPLVNFDANAIALSFTSTCSSHIEQRVRVYDFLTSHGIDVQPRYVGPSLHITIARFTEELPEYQVLKLLQLIKELNQSLEDIEWKVGNLELCSGAIWYGQHGKMYQ; encoded by the exons ATGAC ACTAAATAGGAACGCTAAACAGACTCAAATTTTAACCAGAAATCCTAAGGTTAACGTGGATCCCATCCTTGCTGGCCGTGAAGTTGATAAAAGGTATTCGGTATGCATAGTATCTAGACCAACTGACAGTATTCGGATGTATATCAAGTCCATTCAGGATAAACTACATATGATTCCTGGAGTCTGGTTAACCCCTCCCGATCAACTTCATACAACTGTGATGGAAATCGTACATTCAAAGCCTCCGGCTGAAATTGAGTCCATCGTCCACGCTTTGAAAACCGTCTTTCCTAAAATATGTGATATGGCGTGTGAAGTTTCGCTGGTTCATAACCCATTAGTGAACTTCGATGCCAATGCCATAGCATTATCTTTTACTTCtacttgttcttctcaTATAGAACAGCGGGTTAGGGTATACGACTTCTTAACAAGTCACGGTATCGATGTGCAACCTCGCTATGTGGGTCCTTCCTTACACATTACTATTGCACGATTCACCGAGGAACTTCCCGAATATCAAGTTTTGAAATTACTCCAATTAATAAAGGAGCTCAATCAATCCCTCGAAGATATCGAATGGAAGGTAGGCAACTTAGAGCTTTGCTCTGGAGCTATTTGGTATGGTCAACATGGAAAAATGTATCAATGA